A DNA window from Piliocolobus tephrosceles isolate RC106 chromosome 9, ASM277652v3, whole genome shotgun sequence contains the following coding sequences:
- the PTPN20 gene encoding tyrosine-protein phosphatase non-receptor type 20 isoform X23: MVVHCSAGIGRTGVFLCADVVFCAIVKNCSFNIMDIVAQMREQRSGMVQTKEQYHFCYDIVLKVLRKLLTLD, translated from the exons ATGGTTGTTCACTGCAGTGCTGGCATAGGCCGGACAGGGGTGTTCCTATGTGCGGATGTCGTGTTCTGTGCCATCGTAAAGAACTGTTCA TTCAACATTATGGATATAGTGGCCCAAATGAGAGAACAACGTTCTGGCATGGTTCAAACGAAG gagCAGTATCACTTTTGTTACGATATTGTGCTTAAAGTTCTTCGGAAACTTCTGACTTTGGATTAA